Proteins from a genomic interval of Rhizoctonia solani chromosome 12, complete sequence:
- a CDS encoding dsrm domain protein yields the protein MPMSINFSEKALKSLMSPPPPAQPLRDLMLTIGSSKDLKVLAMTGRDLLKCCVRSRKFKPPIDPDFEVNVDEDISERNLARVARESLLLQRLKVDDVANNPIDVAQIFCAYVGATFACSLKEEGSNQIHDSINDLCVMVLDDNAREAADSNSHEAREF from the exons ATGCCAATGTCAATCAACTTCTCTGAGAAAGCGCTCAAATCGTTGATGTCACCGCCGCCCCCGGCCCAGCCATTGAGAGATCTCATGCTGACGATCGGCTCCTCCAAAGACCTTAAGGTTCTTGCAATGACGGGCCGAGATCTACTCAAATGCTGCGTGCGCTCCAGAAAATTCAAGCCCCCAATTGATCCAGACTTTGAG GTCAACGTGGACGAGGATATTTCTGAGCGCAATCTCGCACGGGTGGCTCGGGAGAGCTTGCTACTACAGCGCCTAAAGGTAGACGATGTGGCTAATAACCCAATTGATGTAGCCCAAATCTTTTGTGCCTATGTGGGTGCCACGTTTGCGTGTTCCCTAAAAGAAGAAGGAAGCAATCAGATACACGATTCCATTAACGATCTTTGCGTCATGGTCCTTGACGACAATGCAAGAGAGGCAGCAGACAGCAATAGCCACGAGGCAAGAGAATTTTAA
- a CDS encoding double-stranded RNA-binding motif protein, whose amino-acid sequence MIPPHMQPPHSLHARFSPYSPGPGGPVHTSSPAALAHPQPQYNVNLPRDASQTVYPTQPPLGAMPPGGYPAMGIGPNSGFAPPAPGPAPAPVAAPQQTQGFSLINEMAMKNRRSVSWQQAKVGQQHMPEWTMWLFLDGELRGQGTAPTKQAAKELASKAALQALGWIQG is encoded by the exons ATGATTCCACCGCATATGCAACCCCCTCACTCGCTGCACGCGCGCTTTTCTCCTTATTCTCCAGGTCCCGGCGGTCCCGTTCACACCTCAAGCCCTGCTGCATTGGCCCACCCACAGCCTCAGTACAACGTCAACCTCCCCAGGGATGCATCGCAAACCGTGTATCCCACACAGCCACCCCTGGGTGCTATGCCACCTGGTGGCTATCCCGCTATGGGAATAGGTCCGAATTCAGGATTCGCACCACCCGCACCAGGGCCCGCGCCGGCGCCTGTAGCCGCTCCTCAGCAAACACAGGGTTTCTCGCTTATCAACGAGATGGCGATGAAAAACCGTAGGAGTGTCTCATGGCAACAGGCAAAGGTTGGCCAGCAGCACATGCCAGAGTGGACCATGTGGTTATTCC TCGATGGTGAACTTCGAGGTCAGGGAACCGCGCCGACTAAGCAAGCCGCAAAGGAACTCGCGTCTAAAGCTGCTTTACAGGCCCTCGGATGGATACAAGGCTAA